In the Fusarium falciforme chromosome 6, complete sequence genome, CTAAGTACCtataaaggtaaataaaatttaataaattaattaaattaaattaaagctaagtaattctAATTTAAGgagaattatataaattaattaataagggaattattagttttttaagacttataataaaatcttactTTTAGAGAGactaatcttaataataagaaatacctaggaaatataaataattactttaactaagaggttatatctttatttatttatttttataaatcttcttaaatatatatatattaataatatatttattattattttatattcttagctataattataagctatttttcttaagaggTAAGtaagattacttattttatagccttaaggtattattatttaattataaataaagagataccttaagaaaattaattcttaaaataaataaagtctatTACCTATAGGTccttatattccttaagctctttaataataagatctaaaaagctctataggtatttattagttttatatactaagtaaaaataccttCTAAGTagtttttctttaagtataaataaaaaagaataaagatttaataataggtaataatattattaattattattatttataagggaataatattaataatacttatttatctcttcttAAGCctcttagaaattataggtccttagagaaaatatagatttctaaaagggataataataaagtaagaatttaataataaattatctagTCTACTTAGGAGTTCTTATAGGAGATTttcctaggaattcccttagTTTTCCCCTAAGGATCCtttagggaattcctagggaattCCCGGGGATTTCTCTAGGAAATCTCTAGGAAAGTAGGTCTAAATTctagggaattcctagggatttcctagGAAtttcctagttatatagttcctagggatttccctaatatattacttagtatatataattactaagctaGCTGCTAAtgcttatatattagctataaggctgtaattatattaatatttatattgctatataaattttattaagtcttattatttttaattactattattttaatacattaagatttacttatttaaataatctagaagtattattaattaatttaattagctattatatttaataatttaataaacttaagataatataaaggcctaaacttataagtaaatatatttaaaatatatctttatatttacttaccTACTTAATCTCCCTTGGTATTATgaatatttaagtatatcttagcttaatattatataataagaataaaattaaaaatataacagctataatataaataagaaaatctattataagcctaaagCTTTTACGTTTTAGgcgagctattaataagaggcgTAGCTCCGCTTATACTTTTTAGCTCTagtttagctaatacctGAGAGAGACCTCTCCGCCGAGGTTGCGGGATATCTCCGGGGTTTACTTCGGGTACTACCCGGCGAAAGGGGAGAGGGGGCAAGCGAGGGGAAGCCTACCCCCCGGACAGCCCGGGTCATGGTCGGTCGCGTTCCAACTCACGCGCATGATCAATCCAGCTGCAGTATGCGTTTCGGCCAAATCCACTCAGTGCACGCACGTAGCGCCGTGAAAGTGTGTCCAAGGGCGGTATTCCAAGGCTGAAGGCCGGCGTGAGGTCGGCAAATGTCCGGCAAAAACTAGGCTCTTCATCGGATTGGAGTGAGAATGGCCTCACCGACCCGCTCTTGGTGTGCCCCACCATGAGTTACTCCTGGGGATACTCCCCGGCGCTCATCGGTGTCCCGGGCTTTTGTCTCACCCCAGGCTTTCACCCCACACTCGTGTTGCTAGGCCTCTGTCATGCCGTGTATAAGAGAGGGGAAGCAGCCGGGACGTGGGATGTCACGATGCGTAGCAGCAGCTCTTGCTTTTGTattcttctttgcctttgtCGTTCACCAGTCCTGACCCACAATGGCTGCCACTGATACCAAGGCCATACTGGCCTCGCTAACactcgaggagaaggtctGTACCCACGATAGCGGGCAACCAATGGGTGATTGCTAACCAGTTTGTAGATCAGCCTCCTCGCCGGTGCCAACTTCTGGGAGACTGCCCCTGTCCCCGCAAAGGGCGTTCCTGCTCTCAAGGTGAGCAATTGGCAAAACAGCGGACGCTGACATTGGCCTTCATCAAGTCGCGACAAGAGAAATTACGACTAACCAACTTCAGACCAGCGATGGCCCCAACGGTGCTCGAGGTGAGACCTTCGCCGGCGGCACCACTGCTGCTTGCTTTCCCGCCGCTTCCAGCGTCGCCTCCACTTTTGATGTCGACCTGGCCCGCAAGATCGGTGTCGGCCTGGGTGAGGAGACCCTGACCAAGGGCGCCCGCTGCCTGCTGGGCCCTACCGTCTGCACCCACCGCCACCCTCTCGGTGGTCGCAACTTCGAGTCCTTCTCCGAGGACCCCTACCTAGCTGGAAAGATGGCCTCCCAGAACGTGCAGGGCATCCAGAGCACTGGTGTCTCTGCGACCGTCAAGCACTATGCCGTTAACGAGCAGGAGACCCAGCGATTGTCTGTGGACACCATTGTTGGCGAGCGAGCCCTCCGTGAGATCTACCTGAAGCCTTTCGAGAtcgccgtcaaggaggccaagcccGGCGCTATTATGACCGCCTACAACAAGGTCAACGGCATCCACGCCGATTCTCAGCCTTTCCTGCTCCGGAAGGTCCTTCGAGGCGACTGGGGCTGGGATGGCCTCGTTATGAGCGACTGGGGTGGTGTCAACTCCACCGCTGGTGCTCTCAACGCTGGTCTCGACCTTGAGATGCCCGGCCCTACACGCTGGCGTAAGGTCGACCAGGTCCTCGAGGCtatcaaggagggcaaggtcaCCGAGCAGGTCATTGACGACCGTGCCCTGCACATCCTGAACTTCCTGGAGCGCGAGAACTGCTTTAAGAACCCCGAAATCCCCAAGGAGCAGGCCATCAATAAGCCTGAGCACCAAGCCCTTATCCGTGAGGTTGGAGCTAAGGGCATGGTTCTGCTTAAGAATGAGAACGCCACTCTTCCCCtgaccaaggagaaggcccgCGGCAAGACCATCGGTCTCTTTGGTCTGGCTAAGGAGTGCCTCGCCCACGGTGGTGGCAGTGCTTCCCTAAACGCCCACTATAAGATTAACCCTTATGATGCCCTCACCGAGGCTTTCAAGGGCGAAGATGTCACCTTTACCTACTCTCAGGGTGAGTATCTATCATCCTTCATAGCGAACATATGGAAACATGAACTGATCAATGATGTCTATAGGCGCTCACATGAACAAGCAACTTCCCACTATTTCCTCCAATGTTACGGATGCTGAAGGCAACGCCGGCTTTACGTGGCGATTCTACGACGCCGGTAGCTCAGAGCCCTCCGTTGTTCAGAACGGCAAGGCTACATCTGAGGTTCACGTTATGGACCTCGGTGATATCAACAACAAGAGCGTCCAAGTCGACGGCACCTGGACCCCTTCTAGCTCTGGAACCTACTACTTCACCCTGATGGGCCTGGGTCGTACCAAGGTCTCCATCAACGGTACCGTTCTTTCCGACCAGCCCGAGGACTGCTCCGACCCCATGGGTTTCCTCCTTGGCGGCGTCCCCGTCCCCATGGTCAAGTTTGATATCGAGGCGGGCAAGCAGTACAAAATCCTTATCCAGAGCGCTCCTCCCGTGCCTGGAAACGATGGCGAGTTCGGCATTCTCGAGGGCAAGCTTGGTGTGCGACTGGGCGCCATTCATGCTGCCGAGCACGACAAGGATATCCTGACTGAGGCTGTCGAGCTTGCTAAGGCTGCTGACTACGCCATCGTCTTCACCGGCCACACCCTCGACTGGGAGACCGAGGGTCAGGACCAGTACAGCTTCAACCTCCCTAAGGAGGGTAGCCTGGATGCCCTCGTTTCTGGCGTTGCTGCCGTCAACTCCAACACTATTGTCGTCAACTCCACTGGTGTGGCCGTCGCCATGCCCTGGCTCGACAACATCAAGGCCCTGGTCCAGACCTGGTTCCCTGGTCAGGAGGCCGGTAACTCCATCACCGACGTGCTGACCGGCGCCGTCACCCCCGAAGGCCACCTTACCTGCACCTTCCCCAAGAGGCTCGAGGACTGTCCTGCCTATGGCAACTTCCCCGGTACCTACGAGGGCAAGCAGCTTGTCGTCAAGTACGAGGAGGGCGTCTTCGTCGGTTACCGTCACTTCGACCGCCTGTCCGCTGACAAAGTCAACTTCCCCTTCGGTTTCGGTCTGTCCTACACCTTCTTCGACTTCTCCGACCTCTCCGTCGCGGAGACCTCTTCCGAAGAGTGGAAGGTTAGCATCAAGGTTGCCAACACCGGTGTCGTCAAGGGTGCCATCGCCGTCCAAGTCTACGTCGGCAACCAGATGCAGTCGTCAGAGAACCCCATCAAGACCCTCGCTGCTTTCAAGAAGGTCACCCTCGAGGCCGGCGCCTCCCAGGTCGTGGAGCTTCCCGTCAGCGCTCGGGACATCGCCTTCTTCAGCGAGAAGGACGGCAAGTGGATTGTCGAAGGCGGTGCCTACAACTTCAGCGTCGCCAAGAGCGCCGGTGAGGTTGTCCAGAGCGCTACCGTTAATGTCGCTGCCAAGGAGTACGCTCCTTAGGAAAAGCCTAGtgattaaagtaaaataaatagagCGAATAGATTCTCAATTTTAGCGAGGTCTTGCGTTTAGTAATGCGTGTGCTACTTAGGTATTATGTGAATGATTTGAACAAAGGAGGACCATCTGTCGTAGTGTCCCAACAGCTAATTTGTCGGTGACAGCTTCAGAATCTATTGTTTCATTGGCTGGATGAGCTCTTAGCCCAGAAATAGCTGGAAAGATGCAAGAAACCGCCACCATAGTGCTTACGTTTGTGGCCTGGGAATCGTTTTCACCTAGTCTTAGCTTGAGGTGCCGAATATTGCCGGCGTAGGGCCGCAGGCCAACCACGACAGATGAGCTACACGTCCACGAACCCAGTGGCTTAGGTCTAGATCCATGGCAAGATCAGCTAAGTTGGCATAGGGCGAAGGGGGAAAAGCTCAGGACCACAGTTACTCCACACAGGGTCTCCAGGTGGGTTTGTGGGGATGCCGGTGTTCGCATATGAATGACAGGTGCTGTGCATGTAGCTCCTCAATCTTTGTGGAGCTGCTCTTGGTGTGGTGTGATGTGAGGATGCTGCTGGTCTTTCTTATTTCTCCGAGGGCTCGGGGAAACTCGAACGTACCAAGGTTGCTTCGGTGCCAATTTCCCCGCTCACTCCGGGTTCTCGGCGCGGGCCGCTGTCTAGGGCCGAACAGCGCATATATCAGTAGGTATGTTCAGGCGCCCAGTCGCGTTCAATGGGCGAATGTGGGCCTGTAGGGCGGGGTGAGCTTCTGTACTTTAGGTGCTTCGATCTCCCACTCGTAGTGTCTCAGTGTTCCCGCATGCTCGACAGCGTTTCTTTGCATCATACATAAAGGAAAATGGCGACAACCACGTACCAGAACCCCATAGTGCCGGGATTTGCCCCTGATCCGTCTGTGCTGTTCGTGGATGGCGTTTTCTACCTCTGCACCTCGTCCTTCCACATCTTCCCGGGCCTACCCATCTATGCTTCTCGGGACCTCAAGGAATGGACACATATTGGTATGCACCCAAATTCACTAATCGTCTGGATAAAAGAAATGGTACACTGACTATGTAACTTAGGCAATGCCTTCAATAGGATCGAGCAGATGAGCCTGAAGGATGCGACGACGAACAAGTCCACGCTGGATACTGGCAAGATTATTGTCGCCTCGGGTGGCCTGTTCGCTCCCTCGATCCGATACCACAACAAAACATTCTATATCATCTGCACAAATGCTGCTATTACGGCCGCCAGTTTTAGGACAGACAACTTCATTGTGACATCTACCGATCCTCTCAAGGGCGAATGGAGCGACCCTATCTATATCCCATTTATGGGCATCGACCCTGACCTATTtttcgacgacgacggaaaGGTCTACTTTCAGGGAGCCCACTACTTCCAGAAGACACAGCCCACCTCTGTTATTCCGCAGTTTGAGCTAGATATCAAGACTGGCAAGCATCTCtccgagaccaagaccaTCTGGGGTGGACATGCCAAGTACGATACGGAAGCGCCACATATATACAAGCGCGGCAAGACGTACTACCTCATGGTGGCAGAAGGCGGCACTTTTGAGCACCATATGCTGTGCATTGGACGCTCCGACAATATCTGGGGCCCCTACGAAGATAACAAGCAGAACCCGATCCTAACGGCTGACGG is a window encoding:
- a CDS encoding Beta-glucosidase; the protein is MAATDTKAILASLTLEEKISLLAGANFWETAPVPAKGVPALKTSDGPNGARGETFAGGTTAACFPAASSVASTFDVDLARKIGVGLGEETLTKGARCLLGPTVCTHRHPLGGRNFESFSEDPYLAGKMASQNVQGIQSTGVSATVKHYAVNEQETQRLSVDTIVGERALREIYLKPFEIAVKEAKPGAIMTAYNKVNGIHADSQPFLLRKVLRGDWGWDGLVMSDWGGVNSTAGALNAGLDLEMPGPTRWRKVDQVLEAIKEGKVTEQVIDDRALHILNFLERENCFKNPEIPKEQAINKPEHQALIREVGAKGMVLLKNENATLPLTKEKARGKTIGLFGLAKECLAHGGGSASLNAHYKINPYDALTEAFKGEDVTFTYSQGAHMNKQLPTISSNVTDAEGNAGFTWRFYDAGSSEPSVVQNGKATSEVHVMDLGDINNKSVQVDGTWTPSSSGTYYFTLMGLGRTKVSINGTVLSDQPEDCSDPMGFLLGGVPVPMVKFDIEAGKQYKILIQSAPPVPGNDGEFGILEGKLGVRLGAIHAAEHDKDILTEAVELAKAADYAIVFTGHTLDWETEGQDQYSFNLPKEGSLDALVSGVAAVNSNTIVVNSTGVAVAMPWLDNIKALVQTWFPGQEAGNSITDVLTGAVTPEGHLTCTFPKRLEDCPAYGNFPGTYEGKQLVVKYEEGVFVGYRHFDRLSADKVNFPFGFGLSYTFFDFSDLSVAETSSEEWKVSIKVANTGVVKGAIAVQVYVGNQMQSSENPIKTLAAFKKVTLEAGASQVVELPVSARDIAFFSEKDGKWIVEGGAYNFSVAKSAGEVVQSATVNVAAKEYAP